One genomic segment of Carcharodon carcharias isolate sCarCar2 unplaced genomic scaffold, sCarCar2.pri scaffold_1001_ctg1, whole genome shotgun sequence includes these proteins:
- the gnl3l gene encoding guanine nucleotide-binding protein-like 3-like protein, whose product AGSLTDLVAKDVIEKWLKYLRNELPAVAFKACTQAQSKNLHRSKVPVERASADLLQSSACVGADNLMRLLGGYCRNRELKTAITVGVVGFPNVGKSSLINSLKRARACSVGATPGVTKCLQEIHLDKHIKLLDCPGIVMATSTSDAAVILRNCVKIEQLQDPVEPVAAILRRCNKQQVMRHYNIPEFRDTQEFLAVLARRLGKLRKGGHPDHEKAAKTVLADWTSGKICYFTQPPETHTLPTHISAEIVAELGKAFDIEELEKGNQESLSKIESPAGESGICIEMSGMTSGENEPPHTCEMEEDKTTQESEGVATDIDSTQDSQLRKMTVTFGSRKANPKQAGEKVEAAPRLPDLQVIRELDPLCQGQALKAASKRRRRLQKRA is encoded by the exons CGCTGGTTCTCTTACAGACCTTGTGGCCAAAGACGTCATTGAGAAGTGGCTGAAATACCTGAGGAACGAACTGCCTGCAGTGGCCTTCAAAGCTTGTACCCAGGCGCAGAGTAAGAACCTG CATCGCAGCAAAGTGCCGGTGGAGAGAGCGAGCGCTGACCTGCTGCAGAGCAGCGCCTGCGTGGGAGCGGACAACCTGATGAGGCTGCTGGGAGGCTACTGCCGCAATCGTGAGCTGAAGACTGCCATCACCGTGGGCGTGGTCG GATTTCCAAATGTCGGGAAGAGCAGCTTAATCAACAGCCTGAAAAGAGCACGGGCCTGCAGTGTGGGCGCAACCCCTGGAGTGACCAA GTGCCTGCAAGAGATTCACCTCGACAAGCACATCAAGCTGTTGGACTGTCCTGGCATCGTCATGGCAACGTCTACCTCGGACGCTGCCGTCATCCTGCGAAATTGTGTGAAGATCGAGCAGCTGCAGGATCCAGTGGAACCAGTGGCTGCCATTTTGAGACGGTGTAACAAGCAACAG GTCATGCGGCATTACAATATCCCTGAGTTCCGGGACACGCAGGAATTCCTGGCAGTGCTGGCCCGGAGGTTGGGGAAGCTGAGGAAGGGAGGGCACCCAGATCATGAGAAGGCAGCCAAGACCGTCCTCGCCGACTGGACCAG CGGCAAGATCTGCTACTTCACCCAGCCACCGgagacccacaccctccccacccacatcaGTGCCGAGATCGTCGCGGAGCTGGGCAAGGCGTTCGACATCGAGGAGTTAGAGAAAGGAAACCAGGAGTCCCTCAGCA AGATCGAGTCTCCCGCGGGAGAGAGCGGAATCTGCATTGAGATGTCCGGAATGACGAGCGGGGAGAACGAACCTCCCCACACATGTGAAATGGAAGAGGATAAGACGACgcaggagagcgagggagtggccACAGACATCGACAGCACCCAGGACTCGCAG TTGAGGAAGATGACGGTGACGTTCGGAAGCAGGAAAGCCAATCCAAAGCAGGCGGGGGAGAAGGTGGAGGCAGCTCCTCGGCTCCCGGACCTGCAGGTGATCAGGGAGCTCGATCCCCTGTGCCAGGGACAGGCTCTGAAAGCAGCaagcaagaggaggaggaggctgcagaagaggGCAG